One window of Burkholderia cepacia GG4 genomic DNA carries:
- a CDS encoding ABC transporter ATP-binding protein, translating to MSVNERRNDGATGDTLLSVEDLKVHFRVPLGGYPWSPKGTLRAVDGVSFDVKRGETVGLVGESGCGKSTLARALIGLVPMTAGTVRWRGEAVAPDHLRGTAMRREVQMIFQDPLASLDPRMTIEQIVAEPLVTHHAGLGRTEVRRRVVTMLERVGLNAHHLLRYPHEFSGGQCQRVGIARALIGEPKLVICDEPVSALDVSIQAQIVNLLRDLQRELSLSYLFVAHDLAVVKAISQRVLVMYLGRVMEFGARHDVYGVPQHPYTKALLDAAPTPEPARERARRPMLLAGEMPSPLNPPSGCAFRTRCPVAIDACAQDVPLPEVRQGSAARVACIRAGVAA from the coding sequence ATGAGCGTCAATGAACGCCGCAACGACGGCGCGACGGGCGACACGCTGCTGTCCGTCGAGGATCTGAAGGTGCATTTCCGCGTGCCGCTCGGCGGCTATCCGTGGTCGCCGAAGGGCACGCTGCGCGCGGTCGACGGCGTGTCGTTCGACGTGAAGCGCGGCGAGACGGTCGGGCTCGTCGGCGAGTCGGGCTGCGGGAAGTCGACGCTCGCGCGCGCGCTGATCGGCCTCGTGCCGATGACGGCCGGCACGGTGCGCTGGCGCGGCGAAGCCGTCGCGCCCGATCACCTGCGCGGCACCGCGATGCGCCGCGAAGTGCAGATGATCTTCCAGGATCCGCTCGCGTCGCTGGATCCGCGCATGACGATCGAGCAGATCGTCGCCGAGCCGCTCGTCACGCACCACGCGGGCCTCGGCCGCACCGAAGTGCGCCGCCGGGTGGTCACGATGCTCGAGCGGGTCGGCCTGAACGCGCATCATCTGCTGCGCTATCCGCACGAATTCTCCGGCGGACAGTGCCAGCGCGTCGGCATCGCGCGCGCCCTGATCGGCGAGCCGAAGCTCGTGATCTGCGACGAACCCGTATCGGCGCTGGACGTGTCGATCCAGGCGCAGATCGTGAACCTGCTGCGCGATCTGCAACGCGAACTGTCGTTGTCCTATCTGTTCGTCGCGCACGATCTGGCGGTGGTGAAGGCCATCAGCCAGCGCGTGCTCGTGATGTATCTCGGCCGCGTGATGGAGTTCGGCGCGCGGCATGACGTGTACGGCGTGCCGCAGCACCCGTACACGAAGGCGCTGCTCGATGCGGCGCCGACGCCGGAGCCGGCGCGCGAGCGTGCTCGCCGTCCGATGCTGCTGGCAGGCGAGATGCCGTCTCCGCTCAACCCGCCGTCCGGCTGTGCGTTCCGCACGCGCTGCCCGGTCGCGATCGACGCGTGCGCGCAGGACGTGCCGCTGCCGGAAGTGCGGCAGGGCTCGGCGGCGCGTGTCGCGTGCATTCGGGCGGGCGTGGCGGCGTGA
- a CDS encoding OprD family porin produces the protein MKKQKTIGTASKMLLAWGLPALAGVSLSGVARADDAAPAPLTVAQAAPSAGTSMTVAQASTENAIINAEATQAVTPPDEPSAQSKSNGFIADSHLNFLFRNYADTLDNKGGPHRHAWVQGAMANFESGFTTGLIGFGVDASLYAALKLDGGAGAGSMVHIAKGGGGSNQLAWAYPGIYDVKARISNTVVKYGLQAVDNPFMEQHDNRALPPTFLGATIVSNEFKNVMLEGGSFTKTDARGHTTLTNLTTQYGGTRINRLSYVGGTWDYSPNGEVALYANQADDVWHQYYASVKQSIGSTQTVKWTGFGNVYSTHDTGDALQGKINNNAYSLSLAAQHGPHELLLGYQQILGDQFFDYLNETNGIFLTNSMDVDYNAPHEKSLQLRYTFYGKEAGLPGFKAMLWGVTGWGSDGSAGAAADPSKSSIYWSNGAPVQGRHHEFGFIPSYTFQSGKLKDTKVTFIAMWHTGSAHTADATNKEYRLVVNVPLHAF, from the coding sequence ATGAAGAAGCAGAAGACGATCGGGACGGCATCGAAGATGCTGCTTGCATGGGGCCTGCCGGCGCTCGCCGGCGTATCGCTGAGCGGCGTCGCGCGCGCCGACGACGCAGCCCCCGCACCGCTGACGGTCGCACAGGCCGCGCCGTCCGCCGGCACGAGCATGACGGTCGCACAGGCATCGACCGAGAACGCGATTATCAACGCCGAGGCAACCCAGGCCGTCACGCCGCCGGACGAGCCTTCGGCGCAGTCGAAGTCGAACGGCTTCATTGCCGACAGCCATCTGAACTTCCTGTTCCGCAACTACGCGGACACGCTCGACAACAAGGGCGGGCCGCACCGTCACGCGTGGGTCCAGGGCGCGATGGCGAACTTCGAGTCGGGCTTCACGACCGGCCTGATCGGCTTCGGCGTGGACGCGTCGCTGTATGCGGCGCTGAAGCTCGACGGCGGCGCGGGCGCGGGCAGCATGGTGCACATCGCGAAGGGCGGCGGTGGTTCGAACCAGCTCGCGTGGGCGTATCCGGGCATCTACGACGTGAAGGCGCGGATCTCGAACACGGTGGTCAAGTACGGTCTGCAGGCCGTCGACAACCCGTTCATGGAGCAGCACGACAACCGTGCGCTGCCGCCGACCTTCCTCGGTGCGACGATCGTCAGCAATGAATTCAAGAACGTGATGCTCGAGGGCGGCAGCTTCACCAAGACCGACGCACGCGGCCATACGACGCTCACGAACCTCACGACGCAGTACGGCGGCACGCGCATCAATCGCCTGTCCTACGTCGGCGGCACGTGGGACTACTCGCCGAACGGTGAAGTCGCGCTGTACGCGAACCAGGCCGACGACGTGTGGCACCAGTATTACGCGTCGGTGAAGCAGAGCATCGGCAGCACGCAGACGGTCAAGTGGACGGGCTTCGGCAACGTCTACTCGACGCATGACACGGGCGACGCGCTGCAGGGCAAGATCAACAACAACGCGTACAGCCTGTCGCTGGCTGCACAGCACGGGCCGCACGAACTGCTGCTCGGCTATCAGCAGATTCTCGGCGACCAGTTCTTCGACTACCTGAACGAAACGAACGGCATCTTCCTGACCAACTCGATGGACGTCGACTACAACGCGCCGCACGAAAAGTCGCTGCAGCTGCGTTACACGTTCTACGGCAAGGAAGCGGGCCTGCCGGGCTTCAAGGCGATGCTGTGGGGCGTGACGGGCTGGGGTTCGGACGGCAGCGCGGGCGCGGCGGCGGATCCGAGCAAGTCGAGCATCTACTGGAGCAACGGCGCGCCGGTGCAGGGCCGTCACCACGAGTTCGGCTTCATCCCGTCGTACACGTTCCAGAGCGGCAAGCTGAAGGACACGAAGGTCACGTTCATCGCGATGTGGCATACCGGTTCCGCGCACACCGCGGACGCGACCAACAAGGAGTACCGCCTGGTCGTGAACGTGCCGCTGCACGCGTTCTGA
- a CDS encoding DedA family protein/thiosulfate sulfurtransferase GlpE has product MLRDLVAQYGPLLVFANVLAAAIGLPVPAMPTLVLFGAMAAMHPAMIGSQLVTVLALSVLGALIGDTVWYIAGRRYGGTTLKTICRLSLSRDTCVKKTERFFGRYGVRVLAVARFIPGLSLVSVPMAGALGTRYRTFAGYDALGAALWTIVGLVAGVVFYRQIDWLFAGASRLGRAVLLVIVALLAVYAAVRWMRRRALIRQLASARIGVDELDLLLRDPVAPVVLDVRSPEHRKLDPFTIPGAQFADERRIQDIVARYPLTQKFVVYCSCPNEVTAALMAKRLLDAGFTDALPLRGGLDAWRDTGRQLTSLVEDMPAANDPVAGLHKPA; this is encoded by the coding sequence ATGCTCCGTGACCTCGTCGCCCAATACGGGCCGCTTCTCGTTTTCGCCAATGTGCTCGCGGCAGCCATCGGCCTGCCCGTGCCGGCGATGCCAACGCTCGTGCTGTTCGGCGCGATGGCCGCGATGCATCCGGCGATGATCGGCTCGCAGCTCGTGACGGTGCTGGCGCTGTCGGTGCTCGGCGCGCTGATCGGCGACACCGTGTGGTACATCGCCGGGCGGCGATACGGCGGCACGACGCTGAAGACGATCTGCCGGCTGTCGCTGTCGCGCGATACCTGCGTGAAGAAGACCGAACGCTTCTTCGGCCGCTACGGCGTGCGCGTGCTCGCCGTCGCGCGCTTCATTCCGGGCTTGTCGCTCGTGTCGGTGCCGATGGCTGGCGCGCTCGGCACGCGCTATCGCACGTTTGCCGGCTACGACGCCCTGGGCGCCGCGCTGTGGACGATCGTCGGGCTCGTCGCGGGGGTCGTGTTCTACCGGCAGATCGACTGGCTGTTCGCCGGCGCGAGCCGGCTCGGCCGCGCGGTGCTGCTGGTGATCGTCGCGCTGCTGGCAGTCTATGCGGCCGTGCGCTGGATGCGCCGCCGCGCGCTGATCCGTCAGCTGGCAAGCGCGCGGATCGGCGTCGACGAGCTCGACCTCCTGCTGCGCGACCCGGTCGCGCCGGTGGTGCTCGACGTGCGCTCGCCCGAGCACCGCAAGCTCGACCCGTTCACGATTCCCGGCGCGCAGTTCGCGGACGAGCGGCGCATCCAGGACATCGTCGCGCGCTATCCGCTCACGCAGAAGTTCGTCGTGTACTGCTCGTGCCCGAATGAAGTGACGGCCGCGCTGATGGCCAAGCGCCTGCTCGACGCAGGCTTCACCGATGCGCTGCCGTTGCGCGGCGGCCTGGACGCCTGGCGCGACACGGGCCGCCAGCTCACGTCGCTGGTGGAAGACATGCCCGCCGCGAACGATCCGGTGGCGGGGTTGCACAAGCCGGCCTGA